A genomic window from Emys orbicularis isolate rEmyOrb1 chromosome 24, rEmyOrb1.hap1, whole genome shotgun sequence includes:
- the ABHD8 gene encoding protein ABHD8 → MGRERPADCFQGSIMLTSIADGIMCCLMGKTTNAVGPVDSVESSDGYSFLEVKPGRVLRVKHTLPTRQSKEGPEEGPEWGVVHCKRKITLYRNGQLVIENLGDAIRSELLHCQNGPVEPQSTMELELSDVAGNACTQGTAANPGSSAQQAPAPGKRRKRKPKKVVNIDCKKQISSCKGTQSDVVLFFIHGVGGSLDIWKEQLDFFSKLGYEVVAPDLAGHGSSSAPQIAAAYTFYALAEDMRAVFKRYAKKRNILIGHSYGVSFCTFLAHEYPDLVHKVIMINGGGPTALEPSLCSIFNMPTCVLHCLSPCLAWSFLKAGFARQGAKEKQLLKEGNVFNVSSFVLRAMMSGQYWPEGDEVYHAELTVPVLLVHGMHDKFVPVEEDQRMAEILLLAFLKVIDEGSHMVMMECPETVNTLLHEFLLWEPETPAGEGREVEKK, encoded by the exons ATGGGAAGAGAGAGACCCGCTGACTGCTTTCAGG GAAgcatcatgctgaccagtatcgCCGATGGGATCATGTGTTGCCTGATGGGCAAGACAACCAATGCGGTGGGGCCCGTGGACAGCGTTGAGTCCAGCGACGGCTACAGCTTCCTGGAGGTGAAGCCTGGGAGGGTCCTGCGGGTGAAACACACCCTGCCCACCCGCCAGTCCAAGGAGGGGCCTGAGGAGGGGCCCGAGTGGGGTGTGGTGCACTGTAAGCGCAAGATCACCCTCTACCGCAATGGGCAGTTGGTGATCGAGAACCTGGGCGATGCCATCCGCTCCGAGCTCCTGCACTGCCAGAACGGCCCTGTGgagccccagagcaccatggAACTGGAGCTCTCGGACGTTGCCGGCAATGCCTGCACCCAGGGCACCGCTGCCAACCCGGGCTCCAGCGCCCAGCAGGCTCCAGCGCCCGGCAAGCGCCGGAAGCGCAAGCCCAAGAAGGTCGTCAACATCGACTGCAAGAAGCAGATCAGCAGCTGCAAGGGGACGCAGAGCGACGTGGTGCTGTTCTTCATTCACGGCGTGGGCGGCTCCCTGGACATctggaaggagcagctggactTCTTCAGCAAGCTGGGCTATGAGGTGGTGGCCCCGGACCTGGCCGGACATGGCTCTAGCTCCGCCCCTCAGATCGCGGCTGCCTACACCTTCTACGCCCTGGCCGAGGACATGAGGGCCGTCTTCAAGCGATATGCAAAGAAGAGGAACATCCTGATAGGCCACTCGTATGG GGTTTCCTTCTGCACCTTCCTAGCCCACGAGTACCCGGACCTGGTCCACAAGGTGATCATGATCAACGGGGGCGGCCCCACCGCGCTGGAGCCCAGCCTGTGCTCCATCTTCAACATGCCAACCTGCGTCCTTCACTGCCTGTCCCCCTGCCTGGCCTGGAGCTTCCTCAA GGCTGGCTTTGCTCGCCAGGGTGCCAAAGAGAAGCAGCTGCTCAAGGAAGGCAACGTCTTCAACGTCTCCTCCTTCGTCCTGCGGGCCATGATGAGCGGCCAGTACTGGCCGGAGGGCGACGAGGTCTATCACGCCGAGCTCACCGTGCCGGTGCTGCTGGTGCACGGCATGCATGACAAGTTTGTGCCAGTGGAGGAGGATCAGCGGATGGCCGAG ATCCTGCTGCTCGCGTTCCTGAAGGTGATTGACGAGGGCAGTCACATGGTGATGATGGAGTGTCCGGAGACGGTGAACACCCTGCTCCACGAGTTCCTCCTGTGGGAGCCCGAGACGCCGGCCGGGGAAGGGCGAGAAGTGGAGAAGAAATAA